A single Numenius arquata unplaced genomic scaffold, bNumArq3.hap1.1 HAP1_SCAFFOLD_38, whole genome shotgun sequence DNA region contains:
- the LOC141478607 gene encoding olfactory receptor 14J1-like produces the protein ALIITAIACDHRLHTPMYFFLLNLSVLDLGSISTTIPKSMASSLWDTRAISYWGCVAQLLFFFFFITTEYSLLTVMSYDRYVAICQPLHYGTLLGSRACVHMAAAAWGSGFLNALLHTANTFSLPLCQGNVLDQFFCEVPQILKLSCSHSSLRELGLLVVSSLFGLVCFLFIVVSYVQIFRAVLRIPSEQGRHKAFSTCLPHLAVVSLFVSTGTFAYLKPPSISSQVLDLVVAVLYSVVPPVLNPLIYSMRNQELKGAVWKLMTR, from the coding sequence gcactcatcatcaccgccatcgcctgtgaccaccgcctccacacccccatgtacttcttcctcctcaacctctccgttcttgacctgggatccatctccaccactatccccaaatccatggccagttccctgtgggataccagggccatctcctactggggatgtgtggcccagctcttgttctttttcttctttatcacaacagagtattcccttctcactgtcatgtcctacgaccgctacgttgccatctgccaacccctgcactacgggaccctcctgggcagcagagcttgtgtccacatggcagcagctgcctggggcagtgggtttctcaatgctctcctgcacacggccaatacattttccctacccctctgccagggcaatgtcctggaccagttcttctgtgaagttccccagatcctcaagctctcctgctcacactccagcctcagggaacttgggcttcttgtggttagttccttgtttggtttggtttgttttcttttcattgtggtgtcctatgtgcagatcttcagggccgtgctgaggatcccctctgagcagggacggcacaaagccttttccacgtgcctccctcacctggccgtggtctccctctttgtcagcactggcacatttgcctacctgaagcccccctccatctcctcccaagttctagatctggtggtggctgttctgtactcggtggtgcctccagtactgaaccccctcatctacagcatgaggaaccaggagctcaaaggtgcagtgtggaaactgatgaccagatga